From the genome of Nitrosomonas sp. Is79A3:
GCCTTGGCCGCCGTCCAATACGCTCAAAGCATCGGTGTTAAGAAGAAAACATTCTTTGTCGTACCCAATTCAGTGCTATCGAATTGGCGCAAAGAGACTGAGCGCGCATACACGAATCAAGATGATTTGCTGTTTGTTGGACTGCGGGTTAACAAAGCCGGTAAAGCATTGGTTAATTCGACCAACTTTGACGCTGATTTGACCGCAGTCATGGAGAATCGCCACAGTAAGATTTTTATGACAATGGAAGCATTCGAGCGCATCCGCCTGCGCGATGAAACCATTGCTCAGTATGAACAATTCTTGCGTAGAGTTGATGCCAGTTTCGCTGAGAGCGAGGATAAAAAAGAAGATGAGCGGGCGAAGAGTAAGCAAGCCGGGTTGGTTTCTATTTTGTCTAAAAAAACCGGTAGCGCGCCGTATCTTGAGGATTTGGGCGTTGATAGTATTGTGATCGATGAAGCGCACATTTTCAAGAATTCAGCGCAAACAATAGATTTCAAAAGCGCGAAATTCCTGTCTTTATCACCCGCTTCACAACGTGGCTTGGATGCGCAAGCAAAAGCTTGGTTTATACGCGGCAGATCACAGCTTGGTGACGGCGTTCTATTGTTGACGGCAACCGCTATAACCAATAGCCCATTGGAAATCTACTCAATGTTGTCATTGTCGGTAGGTCATGAGCGTGTGAATGATATGTGCCTTGGCATCAAGGGTGCTGACAACTTCATGGAAGTTTTTGTTCAGAAAGAGAATCAGGATGATGTAACGATTGATGGTGTTGCGCGTACAACCGATGTGTTCGTTGGACTGAATAACGTAAGCATACTCAGAAAATCCATTGGTGAAGTAGCCACCATCAAATCGGCTGAAGATGTCGGCGAGCAAATCATTGTTCCGGACCGCGAAGAGAAAGCATCCTCCGTTACATTGACCAGAGATATTGTTGATAGGCTGGGCGTATACAAAAGAGCATTCAGATTTGCAATCGACACTCTGGCGGGAAAAGAACCAAATCGCGGCGGAAAAGAGGCATTTGAAGCGGTATCCGCACATTTCGGTGAGGAATTGGATCTGATTGGCCATCCCTTTAACCTGATCAATAAAATGACGCTACTGATCGCAGATCCAGAACTTGATCAAAGAGCGACATTCTACAACTTCATTGGTGCGCAGAAAGACAAAGCGCAGGATGCGGTAAGTCAGTTCAACGCCAAAAATTTCACGGAAGAGCGGCCAAGATTCACCCCAATGTCATCGGAATCTTCTGTTGTTAGCCGCAAAACAACCAAAGACGAGTCAGGTACTGAAGTCACGATAATGAAAATTAAGGTGGTGGCCAGCATTATTGACGGCAATCGGATCGCCATTGACACCATGACCCCGGAAACCCAAAGCGCATTTGAGGATATTGCGGAAAAAATTGGCTTGGATCTGGATGTGTCGGTACCGCCAAAACTTGCCGCAATGCTTGAAAACTTCCAGCATGAACAAGCTACGCCGCGCGGCATTATGGATGATGGCAGCAAGTCGCCGGTCGTTAAGCAGATTATTTTCTGTGACATTCTGCCACTGCATAACAAGATCAAGCGCTTATTAAATAAACGCGCCGGGATACCATCGGGTGCAATTGCGATAATAACCGGCAAGATCAACAATAAGCCAGATGAAATATTGGCCGTTCAAGATGGTTTTAATGCGTTTGGTGAAGATAATAAATACCGCGTTGTGATCGCCAATGAAAAAGCGGAGGTTGGTATCAATCTGCAAAGGGGAACCCAGGCAATACACCATTTAACCATTGGATGGACACCCGATAGCTTGGAACAACGCAATGGCCGTGGCGTTCGTCAAGGCAATAAAACTGAGCGCGTAAACTCGTATTATTACGATGCAGATGGGACTTTCGACACCAGCAAGCGCTCCATGGTTAATAAAAAGGCTGATTGGATAGGCCAGGTAATGGATGTTGGCGGTAGCGACAACGTTGCGGTTAGCGGAGGATTATCCAAAGAACAAATGGAAGCGCTCATTGAAGTTGTGGGCGATGCCGATGCAATGAAGCGCATGCAGGAAACAATCTCTGCCAAGGAAGCGGAAACCAGGGCGGCGACAAACCGCGATAAGCAGATGATCAATATTGACACCATCCGCAAGCAAAATGCTTTCCTACGCTCCAATCCAAGCCCAGTTAATTTCATAATCGACAAGATTCTTGGCTTGTGGAATCTTGAGAAGCAGATGTTTATGCTAAGCGACAGAATAAACAACCCCAGGGCGACAGAGTCTGCGTTGGCACGAAACAAAGGTCTGCTTTCCGATGTTAATTCCCGCATATCTAGTCTGCGTAACAGTCTTGAGAAATCCGCAACCATTTCAAAAACTACCGGTTATAACTACACCACAAAACAGAACGAAACAGAGACTGTAAACCTGGATGACGTGTTTAAGGTAATTAGAGGAAACAGAAAACAAAAAGACGATGATGTTATTGAGATGCTACGCGGCAAAGTGTGGCCTTCATTTAAAGTCTCTGCCATAGAAGGCGGTCCAATAGTAAACGATTGGCAATCCGAAGTGGATATGGCCAAATCAATGATTGAAGAATCCAAAAACAACTTTATCCGCCAGGCATCTGAGCATGGCAGTTATCCGGCTGAAGTTGCCAAGATTGTGGCCGAAGGTGGCGGAGATGTGCATGAAGGCAAGCCTGTTGTTACCGGCATGTTTGTTCGATTCAAGGATGGCGCGCTGGGTATAGCGGATGTCGCTGGTAATAAAGTTGTGACAGCCACCAAATCCGGCGATTTCCTGAACTACAAATTGGATATCTATATCAAGGATGCTGATGAAGTGATCTACCCAGGATCTTCCGGTTACGATGCATGCTTGGATGAGGCGGCTAAAATTGAGGACATGGTAAACAGCAATGGAAGTATTCAAAATGCGTTCAATAATCTCGTTCCAGAAATCGCACAGCGACGCAAGACTGATGTATTGGCAGAATACAGTCACTATAACTACGTTCTTCCGCAGCCCTATTTTCCATTCGTGATAACGAAGGAAAATACTGAAGTTGAAAAGCATATTGTGGCCTCGCAAAGAGGAATCATCAAATCCATTCGCGGCAGCTACTTTACTGTGCCGAGTAACGTTGCGGTCACAAAAAAGCCTGATGGATTAAATAACTATGATGCACTGCGTGAATACGCAATCGCTCATCATCTGAAGTTGGTAATTGCTGATTTTAGTGAATCGGAATACTGGCTAGGTCTGCAGATAATGAAAACTATCACAGTCGATATGTTTAGGTCTGCCCTTACCGGCTCTACTGAAGAGGAAATCCGCAACCAGGCCACAAACTTTATGTTAAATTCATTGACGTGGTTCGATTTTGAAAGCATATCACCGATTGAAAATCGGATGCTTCCGTATGATCTGCAAAGAGTGCTGAAGGAAGCTATCAAAACGGTGACACCGGTACCGGTAGCGATTGCAACCAATAATACAGCGGCACCCGCGAGCATTGTGGGCATCAAAGTATCCTCATCCTCATGGGCTGATATTAATGTCTGGAAAGAGAACATAAAATCTGCGGCGGTGGCGGCGGGTGATGGCAAATACAAGTTTGATGGCAAGACTAAGGTATGGAATGTTTTACAGCCAACGTGGGATCATCTTATTGCAAACTATCCGGGCGCAGCGGATAAAGTTGAGCTTGTAAGCGGCACCTTGTCTTATCTATAAAAAGGAATTGAATTATGGCATTTACAGAATATTTATTTGATCCTGAGAAGATCAAGGCACAGGTTAATAGCCGAACGCAAAGCCTGCGCGAGAATAAGGGATTCTCAGACTTACTTGGATTCGGACTCAAGGTTGTCAGTGATCGCCTGGCTAAAGACCGTAGAAGGTATATTGACTACGGACCCTATTGGCCTGCATTAAAGGACATCCTGAATGCGAACGGCTACAATTTTGGCGATCAATCAGATCCGATAGTTAAAGCCACATATCACGGCGATTCAGATGTAGAAACGCTTGTGATGGCCGATGAATTCAGAACTGAATACTTAGCAACCACTATTGTGTATACAAACCGATTCATGCTTGATGGCACGACAGGTGAATTCTGGGTGTTGTTTGATTCTGATATGGAAGATCCCGCAGCAAAATAGCTTTTTCTCTTCATTCCTAACATCAGCTTGTCAGTTGGGGTGAGTACATCTATTTTATAGCATGAATTTCTGGGTTGATAGCTTCCACTCCTGATAATGAGGGGTCGCGCCGTCGTCCGGCGCGAAGGGCATGACCCCGACTGGGGGCATGCTGCCCGAACCCTAGTAGTATAATAGTTTATCCAGCCTTCCTATTATTGCTGAACGCCTTTTGATAGTTTTTATATTTTTAATACGCCATCGCTGATAAATCAGTTTGCTTGAATTTAACTAATATTTTTATTATTGTTACTTAGTTATAATTGTAGTATGTGAGATAACGCCCCGATTATGGGAAACGTTAATTTGCTCTAAACCATATATGAAGTTGAAAATTATATGTTATCTGAACTGGATAAAATATCAGAGATTAATGAAAGTTCAATCATTTTATACGCTCGTCTTTGGCAGCTTGAAAAATGGCTGC
Proteins encoded in this window:
- a CDS encoding SNF2-related protein; the encoded protein is MISFAEKRKIQSTILEQNKILSSNPSFADKRQAQKIKSEAMIRLGLVGAGQQAPIVETDQPDEDKPVERKSTAHLYEFDPNRKPAQRKKDNTAAMALLDRIDSGEIDANSLTDEQKATLAKYSGTGGALIGADGKKGSAYEYYTPKPIAQGVWDLMSELGFSGGKVLDPSAGVGVFGAVAPINAAVDAIELNETSGRINGLVNDGPGYSTTVSAFEKVAANTPDESYDAIVTNVPFGGVADRGGNQLLDNRYQKEPLQNYFILRSLEKLKPGGLAVFITPPRCVSGKGGKEEDLRVKASFMAEFLGAYRLPNSVFGTASADTMTDVIAFRKYSRETLDKIAELREQSPQSLIEANVQWQEFIDGHYFDREGKRFILGEFVPKDPNKFRDVDRVINPANVAEIGRMLKRFPDSRINWDLLGAVETSPIIYRDDDTITQSGQTLQMQDGRWVAMARGEESVDMAKLAGNMATPYNAFENKVTWADAIKYFDYMTETSQALDIPAWARGAINEIKRLSDDGERGKHWNAGVVGMSVAQVLEERLSEEVGVKYVDEYPALSDAMQRASTIAKGRPSSIGGKIKDGLLAIGNHYQKKTGFSAVWRGDVQQEVATMEITADSSFEGLRYKTRSAWVTLDDAKGIYGDDFDPIGDQAWCVSPDGKSVTRADDYYVGNYAELLKRVDAEIAAATDDKIRDKLLRQKLDADSRVDRVDVSKLTFNLFTPYVTNEEKAEFLRRFVHPAAVVVFDEKTGEKRVDIDIPGSKLTDREKLINRIGDYLKNGTITLGGAKLDMEKAKALQELRRMVNTANEQFNGWVRGNSVIMKRLEGISSDPTKLRFRQVEDSSPMKIQGMSDLITPHGYQFAEIRRQSREFGGINGFGVGLGKTLTALAAVQYAQSIGVKKKTFFVVPNSVLSNWRKETERAYTNQDDLLFVGLRVNKAGKALVNSTNFDADLTAVMENRHSKIFMTMEAFERIRLRDETIAQYEQFLRRVDASFAESEDKKEDERAKSKQAGLVSILSKKTGSAPYLEDLGVDSIVIDEAHIFKNSAQTIDFKSAKFLSLSPASQRGLDAQAKAWFIRGRSQLGDGVLLLTATAITNSPLEIYSMLSLSVGHERVNDMCLGIKGADNFMEVFVQKENQDDVTIDGVARTTDVFVGLNNVSILRKSIGEVATIKSAEDVGEQIIVPDREEKASSVTLTRDIVDRLGVYKRAFRFAIDTLAGKEPNRGGKEAFEAVSAHFGEELDLIGHPFNLINKMTLLIADPELDQRATFYNFIGAQKDKAQDAVSQFNAKNFTEERPRFTPMSSESSVVSRKTTKDESGTEVTIMKIKVVASIIDGNRIAIDTMTPETQSAFEDIAEKIGLDLDVSVPPKLAAMLENFQHEQATPRGIMDDGSKSPVVKQIIFCDILPLHNKIKRLLNKRAGIPSGAIAIITGKINNKPDEILAVQDGFNAFGEDNKYRVVIANEKAEVGINLQRGTQAIHHLTIGWTPDSLEQRNGRGVRQGNKTERVNSYYYDADGTFDTSKRSMVNKKADWIGQVMDVGGSDNVAVSGGLSKEQMEALIEVVGDADAMKRMQETISAKEAETRAATNRDKQMINIDTIRKQNAFLRSNPSPVNFIIDKILGLWNLEKQMFMLSDRINNPRATESALARNKGLLSDVNSRISSLRNSLEKSATISKTTGYNYTTKQNETETVNLDDVFKVIRGNRKQKDDDVIEMLRGKVWPSFKVSAIEGGPIVNDWQSEVDMAKSMIEESKNNFIRQASEHGSYPAEVAKIVAEGGGDVHEGKPVVTGMFVRFKDGALGIADVAGNKVVTATKSGDFLNYKLDIYIKDADEVIYPGSSGYDACLDEAAKIEDMVNSNGSIQNAFNNLVPEIAQRRKTDVLAEYSHYNYVLPQPYFPFVITKENTEVEKHIVASQRGIIKSIRGSYFTVPSNVAVTKKPDGLNNYDALREYAIAHHLKLVIADFSESEYWLGLQIMKTITVDMFRSALTGSTEEEIRNQATNFMLNSLTWFDFESISPIENRMLPYDLQRVLKEAIKTVTPVPVAIATNNTAAPASIVGIKVSSSSWADINVWKENIKSAAVAAGDGKYKFDGKTKVWNVLQPTWDHLIANYPGAADKVELVSGTLSYL